The Anoxybacillus amylolyticus DNA segment TTCTCTTGCGCAGGAGATCGAGCCCATCCGAAAAATCGCTGTTAGACTCGAATAGGCTGTACACGTAAGCAAGCTGCACCAAGATCCAGTAACGTTTCACCGCTCGATGATGACGAACGCGGTACCCATCGAGTTTCAGCTGGTCTTTCGCTTGACGGAAAAAACATTCGATCGACCAACGCTCGGCATAGTAGCGCAAGATGTCTTCGTCGCTTAGCTCCCAATCGGTGCTCAAGACGCAATGAAGATGTTCCGGTGTCATCGGTTGATCGGCTTTCCAAACAAGTAGCACCACCGCATCATCGAGACCGTTGAGCGCTCCTTCGTAACGATAGACGCGATAGCGCTCTTCTCCCACCGTGACGAGGCGGGTGTCATTCGGTTCGAGATAGCGGGCAAACTGCTTCGCTTGGATGGCGATGCCTTTCGGATAGAGAATCCGGTTCGTCTTAAGCATCGCGATGACGTGGAACCCTTTTTTCAAGCAGGCTTCCACGAGTGCTTTCGATGGATACCAAGAGTCCATCAGTACATAAACAGGACGACTCACATCCAAAGAAGAAAGCATCTCAATCGCGAGTTTTCCTTTGCTTTTTCCAGCCTCCTTGTCGTAGGGGCGAAAAGCAAACGGAAACGCTTGAGTCATCGTATGAACCATGAGCCAAACGAGAGAATGCCCCCAAATCGATTTTTTCTCTGTGTGAGAATAATGCCAATCACACCCTTGAATAGCGCATGTTGCCCGTGACGAAGGCTTCGTTTTTTGGCAAATCGTATCATCGATGGAAACAAAAATGGGTTGATTCTTCTGTTTGGCGATGCGTTCGACACGATGAAGCATCCACTGCTGGAGTTTGCGGAGCAATGTCTCTTCATCCCACGGACTTTTCGTGAAAAAATGGCTCAGTGTCGTGCGATGGTTCGGATGAAAACTCCCATGATGTAGATCGGTCAACGTTCCCGAAAAACCTTTCGTCACCATCGCATCCACGATATGAACGAGATGCTTCATCACAGGTTTCGAGAAATAAAGCGCCAACCCCAACGTCGTGAAAAACTTGTGGATTCCTTGATGATGTGCTAATCTATTCATGAGACATGAACCTCCTTGTGTGAATGGTTGGTAGCACATCTATTCTAACCAAGGAAT contains these protein-coding regions:
- a CDS encoding IS701 family transposase → MNRLAHHQGIHKFFTTLGLALYFSKPVMKHLVHIVDAMVTKGFSGTLTDLHHGSFHPNHRTTLSHFFTKSPWDEETLLRKLQQWMLHRVERIAKQKNQPIFVSIDDTICQKTKPSSRATCAIQGCDWHYSHTEKKSIWGHSLVWLMVHTMTQAFPFAFRPYDKEAGKSKGKLAIEMLSSLDVSRPVYVLMDSWYPSKALVEACLKKGFHVIAMLKTNRILYPKGIAIQAKQFARYLEPNDTRLVTVGEERYRVYRYEGALNGLDDAVVLLVWKADQPMTPEHLHCVLSTDWELSDEDILRYYAERWSIECFFRQAKDQLKLDGYRVRHHRAVKRYWILVQLAYVYSLFESNSDFSDGLDLLRKRKGHSLVEFIYHAAKQNIPIDTVKKQLHVA